A single region of the Manihot esculenta cultivar AM560-2 chromosome 12, M.esculenta_v8, whole genome shotgun sequence genome encodes:
- the LOC110627493 gene encoding putative SERF-like protein: MTRGNQRERDRERAQARAGNKSKNTKDDGLTREQRRERDAKALQEKAARKADQAAAGGNNAGGGGKNSKK, translated from the exons GTGGTAACCAGAGAGAGCGAGACCGGGAAAGGGCTCAGGCTAGAGCTGGCAACAAATCTAAGAATACCAAAGACGATGGATTGACCCGGGAACAACGCCGTGAAAG GGACGCAAAGGCTCTGCAGGAAAAGGCTGCGAGAAAGGCTGACCAGGCAGCTGCAGGAGGAAACAACGCCGGCGGTGGAGGTAAAAACAGTAAAAAGTGA